A region from the Bacteroidota bacterium genome encodes:
- a CDS encoding class I SAM-dependent methyltransferase, whose protein sequence is MKLYHELAHWWPLLSDPAEYEEEAAIFTSTLQAIAEKTLVTLLELGSGGGNNASHMKAHFDLTLVDASTDMLAVSKALNPGCVHVQGDMRTARLGRQFDAVFIHDAIEYMTSRVDLKQAITTAFAHCKPGGVALFVPDQTKELFKPETDCGGHDGPARSMRYMEWQWDPDPDDDTYVVDYTYTLRDADHSVSVVHDRHTLGVFPRQVWLDLITSAGFEASAHPFVHSELGPGHEFFIGRRKK, encoded by the coding sequence ATGAAACTGTATCATGAACTGGCCCACTGGTGGCCCCTGCTTTCCGATCCCGCGGAATATGAGGAAGAAGCAGCAATTTTCACCAGTACACTTCAAGCCATCGCCGAAAAGACCCTGGTAACCCTGCTCGAATTGGGCAGTGGCGGTGGCAACAACGCATCACACATGAAGGCGCATTTCGATCTTACCCTTGTGGATGCGTCGACGGATATGCTGGCTGTCAGCAAGGCTTTGAATCCGGGATGTGTGCACGTACAAGGCGACATGCGTACGGCGCGCCTCGGCCGGCAGTTTGACGCCGTGTTTATCCATGATGCCATCGAGTACATGACGTCGCGTGTGGATTTGAAGCAGGCCATAACAACAGCCTTTGCACATTGTAAACCAGGCGGCGTAGCCCTCTTTGTACCTGATCAGACAAAAGAGTTGTTCAAGCCGGAAACTGATTGCGGTGGACACGACGGGCCGGCGCGCAGTATGCGGTACATGGAGTGGCAATGGGACCCGGATCCCGATGATGATACGTACGTCGTCGATTATACCTATACCTTGCGGGATGCAGATCACTCGGTCAGCGTCGTACATGACCGGCACACGCTCGGCGTTTTTCCGCGCCAGGTTTGGTTGGATTTGATCACGAGCGCCGGCTTTGAGGCCTCTGCCCATCCCTTTGTGCACAGCGAGCTTGGCCCTGGCCATGAATTCTTTATAGGCCGGCGCAAGAAATAA
- a CDS encoding DUF6010 family protein has product MSQLHLVIFLLLGVVAGGIFLLYARAQGDLKERLVLASGLIVAAVIYIGFGLVLGDVYWVGIEAAGVVFYTLFVIFAYRFHFWWLAIGWLLHVAWDVSLHLLGPGAHIAPAWYAVACIGFDVLMAGYILIYLSKSKPEPIRVPHETVS; this is encoded by the coding sequence ATGTCCCAGCTTCATCTAGTAATTTTTCTGCTTTTAGGTGTTGTTGCTGGCGGGATTTTTCTTTTATACGCCCGCGCCCAGGGAGATCTTAAGGAGCGATTGGTATTGGCTTCCGGGCTAATCGTTGCAGCAGTCATCTATATCGGTTTTGGGCTTGTTTTGGGAGATGTGTACTGGGTAGGCATTGAAGCTGCAGGGGTGGTGTTTTATACGCTGTTTGTGATCTTTGCGTACCGGTTTCATTTTTGGTGGCTTGCCATCGGATGGCTCTTGCACGTCGCCTGGGATGTTTCGCTCCACTTGCTCGGCCCGGGCGCGCACATCGCGCCCGCATGGTATGCTGTGGCCTGTATCGGATTCGATGTCTTAATGGCCGGCTACATCCTGATCTACCTGTCCAAGTCGAAACCCGAACCCATCCGGGTACCCCATGAAACTGTATCATGA
- a CDS encoding alpha/beta hydrolase-fold protein, whose translation MTNRLLSFILCLLFLSTGPAAAQQMDAQTTPAITLGIQTSVYSNMLGEERPILIYTPEGYAHGTGKYPVIYLLDGDSHLLHTAGTTQFLSRNGKMPEVIIVGIPNTERTRDLKPALSTPNDRFPTAGGADTFLSFIEEELVPFVESNYRTADYRILIGHSFGGLFSVNALLQKPDLFNAHISISPSLWWDNKGLLPKAEAFFEKNRGLRRFYYMTMGNEGGGMLAGAWGFAGIMEEKGGPFFKWHFELMENETHGSVPHRSTYDGLEMLYDGWAISNFREAVAEKGLAAVEDHAKSLSTRYGYEVEVPESVVNIVGYELLAQNQIEDAIKVFERNIKNFPTSPNVYDSAGDGYKANGAMKQAAESYAKACSLGTETDHPNKGVYCANAEALKGELE comes from the coding sequence ATGACGAACCGCCTCTTGAGCTTCATTTTGTGCCTGCTCTTTCTCAGCACAGGACCTGCTGCAGCCCAACAAATGGACGCCCAAACAACACCAGCCATCACGCTTGGTATCCAGACCAGTGTTTATTCGAACATGCTTGGCGAAGAGCGGCCTATCCTTATTTATACGCCTGAAGGGTATGCGCACGGCACTGGCAAATATCCGGTCATTTACTTACTGGACGGAGACAGCCACCTGCTCCACACCGCCGGCACAACCCAGTTTCTTTCCCGAAATGGAAAAATGCCAGAAGTCATCATCGTAGGTATTCCCAACACAGAGCGTACGCGTGATCTCAAGCCGGCATTATCCACGCCAAATGACCGCTTCCCGACAGCTGGTGGCGCGGATACGTTCCTCTCCTTTATCGAAGAAGAGCTGGTGCCTTTTGTAGAGTCGAACTACCGCACCGCCGACTACCGCATTCTGATTGGACACTCATTCGGCGGTTTGTTCTCGGTAAATGCACTCCTGCAAAAACCGGATCTGTTCAACGCGCATATTTCGATTAGCCCAAGCCTGTGGTGGGACAACAAAGGGCTGCTTCCCAAAGCGGAGGCCTTCTTCGAAAAGAATCGGGGGCTCCGGAGGTTTTACTACATGACGATGGGAAATGAAGGCGGTGGGATGCTGGCCGGCGCATGGGGCTTTGCCGGCATCATGGAAGAGAAAGGCGGCCCATTTTTCAAGTGGCATTTTGAGTTAATGGAAAACGAAACGCACGGTTCGGTCCCACACCGCAGCACATACGACGGATTGGAAATGTTGTACGATGGGTGGGCGATTTCAAATTTCCGGGAAGCTGTCGCCGAAAAAGGACTTGCAGCCGTGGAAGATCACGCAAAGTCATTGTCTACCCGCTACGGATACGAAGTTGAAGTCCCTGAATCGGTGGTTAATATTGTGGGATATGAACTACTGGCACAGAACCAGATAGAAGATGCGATCAAAGTGTTTGAGCGCAACATCAAAAACTTCCCAACCTCACCCAATGTGTACGACAGCGCCGGCGACGGCTACAAAGCAAATGGTGCCATGAAGCAGGCTGCTGAGAGTTATGCAAAAGCCTGCAGCCTCGGTACCGAGACCGACCATCCGAACAAAGGGGTCTATTGCGCAAATGCTGAAGCGCTTAAAGGAGAATTGGAATAA
- a CDS encoding S9 family peptidase has protein sequence MYLYKTRLAGALLLVGTLSFFSILLPVQGQEVEDLSQLTVARITASNEFFGESARQIKWHKDGNGYTTLEPSVSDASGDDIVLHNLTLGEQTVLVSAAQLIPEGQEAALSVHGYTWSSDRQQILIYTNSKRVWRANTRGDYWVLDLENDVLRQLGVSLPASSLMFAKFSPDGGHVAYVSGHNIYVEELSSGRIKQITANGSDTLINGTFDWAYEEEFFLRDGFRWSPDGTHIAFWQLDALGVRDFLMINNTDSLYSYTIPVQYPKAGETNSSCRVGVVDLETMNFTWYEPSDDLRNHYIARMEWAPDGQEIMMQHLNRQQNRLEVIMGDIDTGTMRTVFVDEDEAWIDVRDPGQRWLNGGEEFLWISERDGWRHVFRISSTDGTAKLVTRGAYDIKGVNGVDEAGGWLYFEASPENPTQNYLYRTRLDGEGTLERITPADQPGFHTYTLSDNGGFALHNYSAFGVPSTIDIVALPAHTVQETHVENQPLRVRLNMLEAGNTRFFKVDIGAGVLLDGYEMRPPDFDPANKYPVLFYTYGEPWNQTVLDRWGGGTYLWHLMLNQKGYIVISIDNRGTPALRGRDWRKSVYGSIGELASADQAAAAREIMTWPYVDADRIGMWGWSGGGSMTLNALFRYPALYRTGVSVAPVPDQRYYNSIYQERYMGLPAENPEGYRRGSPISFAQNLEGNLLLIHGTGDDNVHYQGAEALINKLIEHQKQFELMSYPNRSHGIWEGQGTRQHLYTTILKFLQRNL, from the coding sequence ATGTACTTATACAAGACCCGTTTGGCCGGCGCATTGTTGCTCGTTGGTACCCTGTCTTTCTTTTCGATCCTTCTGCCAGTGCAGGGCCAGGAGGTGGAAGACCTTTCTCAGCTTACCGTGGCACGCATTACGGCGAGCAATGAGTTCTTTGGTGAGTCGGCCCGGCAGATTAAATGGCACAAAGACGGCAACGGGTACACAACGTTGGAGCCGTCTGTTTCTGACGCAAGCGGCGATGACATTGTGTTGCACAACCTTACGCTTGGGGAGCAAACGGTGCTTGTTAGTGCCGCGCAACTTATCCCCGAAGGACAGGAAGCTGCTTTGTCTGTCCACGGGTATACCTGGTCGTCTGACAGGCAACAGATTCTCATCTATACCAATTCAAAAAGGGTTTGGCGTGCCAATACGCGTGGTGATTATTGGGTGTTGGATCTGGAAAATGATGTGCTCCGACAACTCGGTGTTTCTTTGCCGGCTTCCAGCCTGATGTTTGCCAAGTTCTCTCCTGATGGTGGACATGTGGCCTACGTTTCAGGCCATAACATCTATGTAGAGGAATTGTCCAGTGGTCGCATAAAGCAAATCACAGCCAACGGATCAGATACGTTGATCAATGGCACGTTCGACTGGGCATATGAGGAGGAGTTTTTTCTGAGAGATGGCTTTCGCTGGAGTCCGGATGGTACCCACATTGCCTTCTGGCAACTCGATGCGTTAGGTGTCCGTGATTTTCTGATGATCAACAATACCGATTCGCTGTATTCATATACCATTCCGGTGCAATACCCCAAAGCCGGCGAAACAAACTCTTCTTGTCGGGTAGGTGTGGTAGACCTCGAGACAATGAATTTTACCTGGTATGAACCGTCGGACGACTTACGAAACCACTATATCGCCCGCATGGAATGGGCACCCGACGGGCAGGAAATCATGATGCAGCATTTGAACCGGCAGCAAAACCGGCTTGAAGTAATCATGGGGGACATCGATACCGGGACCATGCGTACCGTTTTTGTAGATGAAGACGAGGCCTGGATTGATGTGCGGGATCCTGGTCAGCGCTGGCTCAATGGCGGTGAAGAATTTCTGTGGATCAGCGAGCGCGATGGATGGCGGCATGTATTCCGTATCTCCAGTACAGATGGCACTGCAAAATTGGTAACCCGCGGTGCGTACGATATCAAAGGAGTCAATGGCGTTGATGAAGCCGGCGGCTGGCTGTACTTTGAAGCTTCGCCGGAAAATCCCACCCAGAACTATTTGTACCGCACCCGGCTGGATGGCGAGGGGACCCTGGAACGCATTACGCCGGCAGATCAGCCCGGCTTTCACACCTACACCCTGTCTGACAACGGCGGTTTTGCGTTGCACAACTACTCGGCCTTTGGTGTCCCGAGCACCATTGACATCGTTGCATTGCCTGCGCATACCGTTCAGGAAACCCACGTTGAAAACCAGCCCTTGCGGGTCAGGCTCAATATGCTCGAGGCCGGCAACACCCGCTTTTTCAAAGTAGATATTGGAGCTGGCGTCCTGCTGGACGGATATGAAATGCGTCCACCCGACTTTGATCCTGCAAATAAATATCCGGTGCTCTTTTACACATACGGTGAGCCCTGGAATCAAACCGTGCTTGATCGCTGGGGCGGCGGCACCTACCTCTGGCACCTGATGCTAAACCAGAAAGGCTATATCGTTATCAGCATCGATAACCGGGGCACGCCGGCGCTGCGTGGGCGAGACTGGCGCAAAAGTGTGTATGGGTCCATTGGCGAACTGGCATCCGCGGACCAGGCGGCCGCTGCGCGCGAAATCATGACGTGGCCTTATGTGGATGCGGATCGTATTGGCATGTGGGGCTGGAGTGGGGGCGGTTCGATGACCCTGAATGCGCTGTTCCGCTATCCGGCGTTGTATCGTACCGGTGTGTCTGTTGCGCCGGTGCCCGATCAGCGCTACTACAATTCGATTTACCAGGAGCGCTACATGGGGTTGCCGGCTGAAAATCCTGAGGGATACCGCAGGGGCTCGCCCATCTCCTTTGCGCAAAACCTGGAAGGCAACCTGTTGCTTATCCATGGCACCGGGGATGACAACGTGCATTACCAGGGGGCTGAGGCGTTGATTAATAAATTGATTGAACACCAGAAGCAGTTTGAGCTCATGTCTTATCCCAACCGATCCCATGGGATATGGGAAGGCCAGGGGACCCGCCAGCATCTCTATACAACGATACTCAAGTTCCTTCAGCGTAATCTGTAA
- the typA gene encoding translational GTPase TypA has translation MATQLRNIAIVAHVDHGKTTLVDAMLWQSGTFGAHQDIQERVMDSMDLEREKGITIMAKNTAVAYEETKINIIDTPGHADFGGEVERTLRMVDGVMLLVDAAEGPLPQTRFVLQKALALNLPAIVVINKIDRQDARPEEVLNEVYDLFIDLDASEDQIEFPVLYAVAKDGQCKTDMEDELTDLRPLFQTIIENVPAPEGDAAGDLQVLVTNVQPDNYLGPLAVGRVMQGVVKNRQHVMLCHRDDSQTKAQVASLFVYEGLSRVEVNEAGPGSVIAIAGVAGIGLGESIADAENPVPLPPLHVDEPTMSMEFRINDSPFSGREGQYVTSRNLRDRLTKEGETNLAMRIETTDTPDSFLVYGRGELQMAILIEQMRREGFEFSVGMPQVITQQVDGKKCEPFEIALVDVPEEFMGTVVQKLGVRKGVMTKMVNNGSGRVRLEFEIPSRGLIGYRTEFLTDTKGTGLLTHLFDKYKPWSGTITHRTSGALIADRAGKVTGYAVLNLQERGQLFVSPTEDVYNGMIIGENSRDKDLDVNITKEKKLTNMRAASADSFEKLLTPRKMSLEEAIEFIREDELIEVTPNQFRLRKRDLDPHMRKKRIMAMSQ, from the coding sequence ATGGCTACCCAGCTTCGTAATATCGCAATTGTTGCCCACGTAGATCACGGCAAAACCACGCTGGTTGATGCCATGCTTTGGCAAAGCGGCACGTTCGGTGCCCATCAGGACATCCAGGAGCGGGTCATGGACTCCATGGATCTCGAGCGGGAAAAGGGCATCACGATTATGGCCAAAAATACCGCGGTGGCCTACGAAGAGACCAAGATTAATATTATCGATACACCGGGGCATGCCGACTTTGGTGGTGAGGTTGAACGGACACTTCGCATGGTTGACGGCGTCATGCTGCTTGTAGATGCTGCTGAAGGTCCACTTCCGCAAACGCGTTTTGTACTGCAAAAAGCCCTCGCCCTCAATTTGCCGGCCATTGTGGTTATCAACAAAATTGATCGCCAGGATGCGCGCCCCGAAGAAGTACTCAATGAGGTATACGACCTCTTTATCGACCTCGATGCTTCTGAAGACCAAATTGAATTCCCGGTATTGTATGCGGTCGCCAAAGACGGGCAGTGCAAAACCGACATGGAAGATGAACTGACGGATTTGCGTCCACTCTTCCAGACCATTATCGAAAACGTACCGGCTCCTGAGGGAGATGCCGCGGGAGATTTGCAGGTGCTCGTAACCAACGTGCAGCCCGACAACTACCTGGGGCCACTTGCTGTAGGTCGCGTGATGCAGGGGGTAGTCAAAAATCGCCAGCATGTGATGCTTTGCCACCGCGATGACTCGCAGACCAAAGCACAGGTTGCATCGTTGTTTGTATATGAAGGGTTGAGCAGGGTTGAAGTCAACGAAGCAGGGCCTGGATCTGTTATCGCAATTGCTGGCGTTGCAGGCATTGGCCTTGGCGAAAGCATTGCTGATGCTGAGAATCCTGTACCTCTGCCACCGCTGCACGTAGACGAGCCCACGATGTCGATGGAGTTTCGGATCAACGATTCACCGTTTAGTGGCCGTGAAGGACAGTATGTAACCTCGCGTAACCTGCGCGATCGCCTGACCAAGGAAGGCGAAACCAACCTTGCGATGCGTATCGAAACCACCGATACGCCCGACTCATTCCTGGTATACGGCCGTGGGGAGCTTCAAATGGCGATCCTCATCGAGCAAATGCGCCGCGAAGGTTTTGAGTTTTCTGTGGGTATGCCGCAGGTTATTACCCAGCAAGTTGATGGCAAAAAATGTGAGCCTTTCGAGATTGCACTCGTAGACGTACCTGAAGAGTTTATGGGTACGGTTGTGCAGAAGCTTGGCGTGCGTAAAGGCGTGATGACTAAAATGGTCAACAATGGCTCCGGCCGCGTTCGCCTTGAGTTTGAAATCCCTAGCCGCGGACTCATCGGGTACCGCACTGAGTTTCTGACCGATACCAAAGGGACCGGTTTGTTGACGCATTTGTTCGACAAATACAAACCCTGGAGCGGCACTATTACACACCGAACCTCGGGAGCCTTGATTGCTGACCGCGCCGGCAAAGTTACAGGCTACGCCGTACTCAACCTGCAGGAACGTGGTCAACTGTTTGTCTCTCCTACCGAAGATGTATACAACGGCATGATCATCGGCGAGAATAGCCGCGATAAAGACCTGGACGTGAACATCACCAAGGAGAAAAAACTGACAAACATGCGTGCTGCCTCAGCGGATTCATTTGAGAAGTTGCTGACACCCCGCAAAATGTCGTTGGAAGAAGCCATTGAATTTATTCGGGAAGATGAGCTTATTGAGGTAACGCCCAACCAGTTCAGGCTCCGCAAACGCGACCTCGACCCGCACATGCGCAAAAAGCGCATTATGGCCATGAGCCAGTAA